One Pseudomonas lalucatii genomic window carries:
- the sbcB gene encoding exodeoxyribonuclease I gives MTSIFWYDYETTGIDPRRDRPLQVAGIRTDENLREIGEPLNIYCRPSDDILPHPAACLVTGIGPGRLAAQGLSEAEFMTRVHGELAQPGTCGAGYNSLRFDDEVTRYSFYRNFFDPYAREWQGGNSRWDLIDLVRTAYALRPEGIVWPEEEGRVSLKLERLTQANGIDHGQAHDALSDVRATIALARLLRDKQPRLYDFLYGLRSKQRVLEQVRLLQPLVHVSGRFAGARHYLGLVLPLAWHPRNRNALIVCDLQADPAPLLAEDGETLRQRLYTRREQLAEGELPVPLKLLHINRCPVVAPLKVLRSEDIQRLQLDMATCQARAKRLGDSQAQWQDKLAQIYGEEAFAASEDPEQQLYDGFIGDRDRRLCEQVRRADPHALAQESWPFDDARLPELLFRYRARNFFSSLNSAEQQRWREFCQQRLQRSECGAPNTLTSFDAALAEVFATASPQQQVVLNEWREHVQQLRGRYGL, from the coding sequence GTGACCTCCATCTTCTGGTACGACTACGAAACCACCGGCATCGACCCGCGCCGCGACCGCCCCCTGCAGGTCGCCGGCATTCGCACCGACGAGAATCTCAGGGAAATCGGCGAGCCGCTGAACATCTATTGCCGGCCCAGCGACGACATCCTGCCGCACCCGGCCGCCTGCCTGGTGACCGGCATCGGCCCCGGCCGCCTGGCGGCGCAGGGGCTGAGCGAGGCCGAGTTCATGACCCGGGTGCACGGCGAACTGGCGCAGCCGGGCACCTGCGGCGCAGGCTACAACAGCCTGCGCTTCGACGACGAGGTCACCCGCTACAGCTTCTACCGCAACTTCTTCGATCCCTATGCCCGCGAGTGGCAGGGCGGCAACAGCCGCTGGGACCTGATCGACCTGGTGCGCACCGCCTATGCCCTGCGCCCGGAAGGCATCGTCTGGCCAGAGGAGGAGGGCCGCGTCAGCCTCAAGCTGGAGCGCCTGACCCAGGCCAATGGCATCGACCACGGCCAGGCCCACGATGCCCTGTCCGACGTGCGCGCGACCATCGCCCTGGCGCGTCTGCTGCGCGACAAGCAGCCCAGGCTGTACGACTTCCTGTATGGCCTGCGCAGCAAGCAGCGGGTGCTCGAGCAGGTTCGCCTGCTGCAGCCACTGGTGCATGTCTCCGGGCGCTTCGCCGGCGCGCGGCATTACCTGGGGCTGGTGCTGCCCCTGGCCTGGCATCCGCGCAACCGCAACGCCCTGATCGTCTGCGACCTGCAGGCCGACCCCGCGCCCCTGCTCGCCGAAGACGGGGAAACCTTGCGCCAGCGCCTCTATACCCGGCGCGAGCAGCTGGCCGAAGGCGAGCTGCCGGTGCCTCTGAAGCTGCTGCACATCAATCGCTGCCCGGTAGTGGCGCCGCTGAAAGTCTTGCGCAGCGAGGATATCCAGCGTCTGCAACTGGACATGGCGACCTGCCAGGCTCGGGCGAAGCGCCTCGGCGACAGCCAGGCGCAGTGGCAGGACAAACTCGCGCAGATCTATGGCGAGGAGGCGTTCGCCGCCAGCGAGGATCCGGAGCAGCAGTTGTATGACGGTTTTATCGGCGATCGCGATCGGCGTCTGTGCGAGCAGGTGCGTCGTGCCGATCCGCACGCCCTGGCTCAGGAAAGCTGGCCGTTCGACGATGCGCGTCTGCCGGAACTGCTGTTTCGTTATCGCGCGCGAAACTTCTTCTCCAGTCTGAACAGTGCCGAACAACAGCGCTGGCGGGAATTTTGTCAGCAGCGTCTGCAGCGTTCCGAGTGTGGCGCTCCTAATACCCTGACTAGTTTCGATGCGGCGCTG